A single Fusobacterium hominis DNA region contains:
- a CDS encoding Wzz/FepE/Etk N-terminal domain-containing protein: MNQLEERNYYEQEDELDLLDLVRTLMKHKYMIAIVTIVITLFMIVGGYFYNKSKAITTTIITLNYPGRENGKTPNGALLTTNEIVPLDVLNNVYDKHKDIIKEKDKRDFINSVELVSVVPDYIKKRIEEAEKKGEKYIYTPSEFQIVSKDNKKIVDDIANESVASFIERYRPNYTIQPIKIEGDYDYPTVFELISDKIDTLKTLVNDRDKKHFISNKSGYSFDKIRQNIESLEKLELQDYYSYYTVHNLSLDMKAREVRYKSDIQVLKLQREGLISQRDTIKKMIDDYRPGEKSFIIGNVGELQKKLDQSDEYYGKLIDQYLSLNKAIVEKEQRIKKLEEENKVALVYPTEQQKEKMNLKLDVLINRLNSIIEDVNTINDEYIRVTYSNMISITAPVIETTSGKPLYMYLAVGIILGLFTGIFLAFAAEFKEDYKKRYGK; encoded by the coding sequence ATGAATCAATTAGAGGAAAGAAATTATTATGAACAAGAAGATGAATTAGATTTATTAGATTTAGTAAGAACATTAATGAAGCATAAGTATATGATTGCTATAGTAACTATTGTAATCACATTGTTTATGATAGTTGGGGGTTATTTTTATAATAAAAGTAAAGCAATCACAACTACTATTATTACTTTAAATTATCCAGGTCGTGAAAATGGAAAGACACCAAATGGAGCTCTTTTAACAACTAATGAAATAGTACCACTTGATGTTTTAAATAATGTTTATGATAAGCATAAGGATATTATAAAAGAAAAGGATAAAAGAGATTTTATAAATAGTGTTGAATTAGTTAGTGTAGTCCCTGATTATATAAAAAAAAGGATAGAAGAAGCAGAAAAAAAGGGAGAAAAATATATTTATACTCCGTCTGAATTTCAAATAGTATCAAAAGATAATAAAAAAATAGTTGATGATATTGCTAATGAATCAGTTGCAAGTTTTATTGAAAGATACAGACCAAACTACACAATTCAACCAATTAAAATAGAGGGAGATTATGATTATCCTACTGTTTTTGAACTAATAAGTGATAAAATTGATACTCTAAAAACTCTTGTAAATGATAGAGATAAAAAACATTTTATTTCAAATAAATCAGGATATTCTTTTGATAAAATTCGTCAAAATATTGAAAGCCTAGAAAAATTAGAACTCCAAGATTATTATTCATACTACACAGTACATAATTTAAGTCTTGATATGAAAGCAAGAGAAGTAAGATACAAATCTGACATTCAAGTTTTAAAATTACAAAGAGAAGGGTTAATCTCTCAAAGAGACACTATTAAAAAAATGATAGATGATTATAGACCTGGAGAGAAGAGTTTTATAATAGGAAATGTAGGGGAGCTACAAAAGAAATTAGATCAAAGTGATGAGTATTATGGCAAACTAATAGATCAATATCTATCTTTAAATAAGGCTATTGTTGAAAAAGAACAAAGAATAAAGAAATTAGAAGAAGAAAATAAAGTAGCACTTGTATATCCTACAGAACAACAAAAAGAAAAAATGAATCTTAAACTAGATGTTTTAATAAATAGATTAAACAGTATTATAGAAGATGTAAATACTATCAACGATGAATATATTCGTGTAACATATTCTAATATGATTTCAATTACTGCACCAGTTATCGAAACAACATCAGGAAAGCCCTTATATATGTATCTTGCAGTTGGAATTATTTTAGGATTATTTACTGGAATATTCTTAGCCTTTGCTGCTGAATTTAAAGAAGATTATAAAAAAAGATATGGAAAGTAG
- a CDS encoding APC family permease: MKSEKEYGLFTAITMIVGIVIGAGIFFKSDNILVYTGGSVIKGVMLFCLAAMGIVFGSLTIAILATKTTKPGGVITYADEYIGRKVAGCFGWFQIFIYYPALIAVVSWIVGVYMCMLFNWNSTPENLTLIGIVAFVIIFGINYFSAILGGFFQNFSTISKVILLLVLAIAGFIYGDPKFVAHSGDIVGRFGWLGALAPIAFSYDGWVVSTSISHEIKNSKRNLPIALIFGPLFVLAAYIFYFVGISILLGPDEIMRLGDAHVNAAVTMVFGNTGAKVFLIFIVISVLGTLNGFTLGSLRMPYSLAIRNMFPNSKKVAYIKPGHHVPKYSSKISFVLAGIWIIINYLTQKYNLIPNSDVSEIPIVASYILYIALYICVIKMYFKGEVKSFIRGVIVPIIAILGSILIIVGGLQNPMTIIYLVICVIVIIIAYLYLVKIDNDTLK, from the coding sequence ATGAAGAGTGAAAAGGAATATGGGTTATTTACAGCTATAACTATGATAGTAGGGATAGTAATTGGAGCTGGAATATTTTTTAAAAGTGATAATATTTTAGTCTATACAGGTGGAAGTGTTATAAAAGGTGTGATGCTATTTTGTTTAGCAGCAATGGGAATAGTATTTGGATCATTGACTATAGCTATTTTAGCAACAAAGACTACAAAGCCTGGTGGAGTAATAACTTATGCAGATGAGTATATAGGAAGAAAAGTAGCAGGTTGTTTTGGGTGGTTTCAAATATTTATCTATTATCCGGCATTAATAGCTGTTGTATCTTGGATAGTTGGAGTGTACATGTGTATGCTATTTAATTGGAATTCGACACCTGAAAATTTAACTTTAATAGGGATAGTAGCTTTTGTTATAATATTTGGAATTAATTATTTTTCAGCTATACTTGGTGGTTTTTTCCAAAATTTTTCAACTATATCTAAAGTAATATTATTGTTAGTATTAGCAATTGCAGGATTTATTTATGGAGATCCTAAATTTGTTGCACATTCTGGAGATATAGTAGGGAGATTTGGATGGTTAGGAGCATTAGCACCGATTGCATTTTCGTATGATGGTTGGGTAGTATCAACTTCTATATCACACGAGATAAAAAACTCTAAAAGAAATTTACCAATAGCATTGATATTTGGACCATTATTTGTATTAGCAGCGTATATTTTTTATTTTGTAGGGATATCTATATTATTAGGTCCAGATGAAATAATGAGATTAGGAGATGCACATGTAAATGCAGCAGTTACTATGGTATTTGGAAATACTGGAGCAAAAGTGTTTTTAATTTTTATAGTAATATCTGTTTTGGGAACTTTAAATGGTTTTACTTTAGGATCACTTAGAATGCCATATTCACTAGCTATTAGAAATATGTTTCCTAATAGTAAAAAAGTAGCATATATTAAGCCTGGTCATCACGTACCAAAATATTCATCTAAAATATCATTTGTACTAGCTGGTATTTGGATAATAATTAATTATTTAACACAAAAGTATAATTTAATTCCTAATTCAGATGTTTCTGAAATACCAATTGTAGCAAGTTATATATTATATATAGCACTATATATTTGTGTTATAAAGATGTATTTTAAAGGCGAAGTAAAAAGCTTTATTAGAGGAGTTATAGTACCAATTATAGCTATTTTAGGTTCTATACTTATAATAGTAGGTGGATTACAAAACCCAATGACAATTATCTATTTAGTAATATGTGTAATAGTAATAATCATTGCCTATTTATATTTAGTAAAAATTGACAATGATACCTTAAAATAG
- a CDS encoding DNA-binding protein — translation MERKVSDELDAKNYQMEIEEYLLTKLEKCSEFEKRVQNELVEKYGLWTTIEKAAKIIKRSKSTMYKYKEDNLIIYRQNGRIISIYTKSLLFVL, via the coding sequence ATGGAAAGAAAAGTTTCAGATGAGCTTGATGCTAAAAATTATCAAATGGAAATAGAAGAGTATCTACTGACGAAACTTGAAAAATGTAGTGAATTTGAAAAGAGAGTACAAAATGAATTAGTGGAAAAATATGGATTATGGACTACTATTGAAAAAGCAGCAAAGATTATAAAACGTAGTAAAAGTACAATGTACAAGTACAAAGAGGACAACTTAATAATTTATAGACAAAATGGCAGAATTATTTCTATTTATACCAAAAGTTTGCTATTTGTTTTATAG
- a CDS encoding dTDP-glucose 4,6-dehydratase — protein MKRYLVTGAAGFIGTNFVKYMLEKYSDIEIIVIDKLTYAGNKENIQKEIDDHKITFVRGDICNSELIEDIFTRYDIDYVVNFAAESHVDRSIANPRVFLETNILGTQNLLDIAKKFWTIGYDEKGYPIYKEGKKYIQISTDEVYGSLTREYIDSQELILDEKVRKIVEGRKKLKTYGDKFFTETTPLDPRSPYSASKASADMIVMAYYETYKLPVNITRCSNNYGPYQFPEKLIPLIIKNILEGKKLPVYGDGSNVRDWLYVKDHNKAVDMVINSGKVREIYNIGGFNEEKNIDIVKLTIDTIRKIMEEEPSYRRILKTDINNISYDLIEYVQDRLGHDARYAIDPSKIAVELGWYPETPFSTGIEKTIKWYLDNQEWVNSLN, from the coding sequence ATGAAAAGATATCTTGTAACAGGAGCAGCAGGATTTATAGGTACAAACTTTGTAAAATATATGCTAGAAAAATATAGTGATATAGAGATAATAGTTATTGATAAGCTTACATATGCTGGAAATAAAGAAAATATACAAAAAGAGATAGATGATCATAAGATTACATTTGTACGTGGAGATATTTGTAATAGTGAGCTTATAGAGGATATATTTACAAGATATGATATTGATTATGTTGTAAATTTTGCAGCAGAATCACATGTAGATAGAAGTATTGCAAATCCAAGAGTTTTTTTAGAAACAAATATTCTAGGAACTCAAAATTTACTTGATATAGCAAAGAAATTTTGGACAATAGGATATGATGAAAAGGGATATCCTATCTATAAAGAAGGAAAAAAATATATACAAATTTCAACAGATGAAGTTTATGGATCGTTAACTAGAGAATATATAGATTCTCAAGAACTTATACTAGATGAAAAAGTAAGAAAAATAGTTGAAGGTAGAAAGAAGTTAAAAACATATGGAGATAAATTTTTTACTGAAACTACACCATTAGATCCAAGATCACCATACTCAGCATCAAAAGCATCAGCAGATATGATAGTTATGGCATATTATGAAACATATAAATTACCAGTAAATATTACAAGATGCTCAAATAACTATGGACCATATCAATTTCCAGAAAAATTAATTCCTCTTATTATTAAAAATATATTAGAAGGAAAGAAACTTCCAGTATATGGAGATGGATCAAATGTGAGAGATTGGCTTTATGTAAAAGATCATAATAAAGCAGTAGATATGGTAATAAATAGTGGAAAAGTTAGAGAAATATATAATATAGGTGGATTTAATGAAGAAAAAAATATAGATATAGTGAAATTAACTATAGATACAATAAGAAAAATAATGGAAGAAGAACCTAGTTATAGAAGGATATTAAAAACAGATATAAATAATATATCATATGATTTAATAGAGTATGTTCAAGATAGATTAGGACATGATGCAAGATATGCCATAGATCCAAGCAAGATAGCAGTAGAGCTAGGTTGGTATCCAGAAACACCATTTTCAACTGGAATAGAAAAAACAATTAAATGGTATTTAGATAATCAAGAGTGGGTAAATAGTTTAAATTAA
- the rfbA gene encoding glucose-1-phosphate thymidylyltransferase RfbA, whose amino-acid sequence MKGIILAGGSGTRLYPLTRSISKQILPIYDKPMIYYPMSVLMLAGIKDILIITTLRDIRVFQDLFGNGNSLGMNIEYSVQENPNGIVEAFLIGETFIGNSSVSLILGDNIFFGQSFTILLKRLSELKKGAEIFGYSVKDPTAYGVVEFDKDMNVISIEEKPETPKSKYAIPGLYFYDNTVVEKARKVKPSLRGELEITDLNRMYLEEKTLKVNLLGRGFAWLDTGTHKNLLQASNFIETIQERQGNYVACIEEIAYRNGWIDKEQLLKLAQPLLKTDYGKYLVEISEEI is encoded by the coding sequence ATGAAGGGTATTATTTTAGCAGGTGGAAGTGGAACAAGGCTATATCCTTTAACAAGAAGTATTTCAAAGCAGATATTACCAATTTATGATAAACCAATGATATATTATCCAATGTCAGTTCTTATGTTAGCAGGGATAAAAGATATTTTAATTATTACTACTTTACGAGATATTAGAGTATTTCAAGATCTTTTTGGAAATGGAAATAGCTTAGGAATGAATATAGAGTATAGTGTGCAAGAAAATCCAAATGGAATAGTTGAAGCGTTTTTAATAGGAGAAACATTTATAGGGAACAGTTCAGTTTCTTTAATATTGGGAGATAATATCTTTTTTGGACAATCTTTTACTATACTTTTAAAAAGATTATCAGAACTTAAAAAAGGAGCCGAAATTTTTGGATACAGTGTAAAAGATCCAACAGCTTATGGAGTTGTAGAGTTTGATAAAGATATGAATGTAATTTCAATAGAAGAAAAACCAGAAACTCCTAAATCAAAATATGCAATACCAGGGCTATATTTCTATGATAACACAGTTGTAGAAAAAGCACGTAAGGTAAAACCTTCTTTAAGAGGAGAGCTTGAAATAACGGACTTAAATAGAATGTATCTTGAAGAAAAAACTTTAAAAGTTAATTTGTTAGGAAGAGGATTTGCTTGGCTTGATACAGGAACTCATAAAAATCTATTGCAAGCCTCAAACTTTATAGAAACCATTCAAGAAAGACAAGGAAATTATGTAGCTTGTATAGAAGAGATAGCATATAGAAATGGTTGGATAGATAAAGAGCAACTATTAAAACTTGCACAGCCACTATTAAAAACAGATTATGGAAAATATTTAGTTGAAATAAGTGAGGAGATATAG
- a CDS encoding DUF1015 family protein, with product MLDKIKKGFINVSKNLYPNDYINLARIDKTLNILAFDENTIFLSEDEKKKLNSDKIQNFDNMVVVFKLHESWGIICNIPIKYYKEKKILCHELVLPDVIQRMLSNFHWYNSEANPVMLTHNKKIDLAGFVKSNAYDFKYENTDIELYVYANEKADFLLENFKDIQVYYIADGHHRLFTTSVYVEKKEIMACVYEMDQLRIETIPRKITGISQEKFDYFSEKIRKRFKIIENDKKLEKGEIRLTFNNDKLTFKLWNVEGDLFANNDIYRLNTQVISNIFRIFKDEEIEYISECQFKSELNMQKENILYIESSTMDKMEFIETVENDNIMPPKSTYFAPKFPSFLVFNYFKKD from the coding sequence GTGCTTGATAAAATAAAAAAGGGATTTATAAATGTAAGTAAAAATTTATACCCTAATGATTATATAAATTTAGCAAGAATAGATAAAACACTTAATATACTGGCATTTGATGAAAATACTATTTTTTTATCAGAGGACGAAAAGAAAAAATTAAATAGTGATAAAATACAAAATTTTGATAATATGGTGGTTGTTTTTAAATTGCATGAGTCATGGGGAATAATTTGTAATATACCAATAAAATATTATAAAGAGAAAAAAATACTTTGTCACGAATTAGTGTTACCTGATGTTATTCAAAGAATGTTAAGTAATTTTCATTGGTATAATTCAGAAGCAAATCCAGTAATGTTAACTCATAATAAAAAAATAGATTTAGCTGGTTTTGTAAAATCAAATGCATATGACTTTAAATATGAAAATACAGATATAGAACTTTATGTCTATGCTAACGAGAAAGCTGATTTTTTATTAGAGAATTTTAAGGATATACAAGTTTATTATATTGCAGACGGCCATCATCGTTTATTTACTACTTCTGTATATGTTGAAAAAAAAGAAATAATGGCATGTGTATATGAAATGGACCAGTTAAGAATAGAAACTATTCCAAGAAAAATAACTGGAATTTCTCAAGAAAAATTTGATTATTTTAGTGAAAAGATAAGAAAAAGATTTAAAATAATTGAAAATGATAAAAAATTGGAAAAAGGGGAAATAAGACTAACATTTAATAATGATAAATTAACATTTAAATTATGGAATGTTGAAGGAGACTTATTTGCAAACAATGATATATATAGATTAAATACTCAAGTTATTTCGAATATTTTTAGAATTTTTAAAGATGAAGAAATAGAATATATATCTGAATGTCAATTTAAATCTGAATTAAATATGCAAAAAGAAAATATTTTGTATATTGAATCTAGTACTATGGATAAAATGGAGTTTATAGAGACTGTTGAAAATGATAATATAATGCCACCAAAATCAACGTATTTTGCTCCAAAGTTTCCTTCGTTTTTAGTATTTAATTATTTTAAAAAAGACTAA
- a CDS encoding aminotransferase class I/II-fold pyridoxal phosphate-dependent enzyme, which yields MKAIILAAGMGSRLKELTQDNTKCMVKVNGVSLIDRALKQLEKLNIDETILVVGYKKECLKEYIQTLNIKMKISFIDNDIYNKTNNIYSLYLTKEQMLNNDIILLESDLIFDEKILQNLIDSKDPNIAVVDKYELWMDGTCVKINETNDIIEIISSKKFNFNKTDDLYKTVNIYKFSKEFNKKYISFLEAYMESKGKNEYYESVLETLVNVLPNCLKGLVLSSEKWYEIDDKQDLDIAESIFANTEDKLNKLQSRYGGYWRYPKLLDFCYLVNPYFPSEKMLDELRINFETLLRQYPSGLRINNLLASKYFSVNEKYIIVGNGAAELIKYFMDYVEGNVGFIRPTFEEYPNRYNDKKSIVFYPKNKGFKYSYDEVVEYFDKKDIKTLVLINPDNPSGNYIPFNDLICILNWASTKDINVLIDESFVDFAREESSSLLNNETLTQFPNLIVIKSISKSYGVPGLRLGVLATINENIINKIKRNLSIWNINSFAEFYMQIFGKYQKEYKKSLEKIKIAREKFIADLRLLKFLEVYDSDANYILIKILEQYTSKQLADILLNEYNILIKNLKGKSGINEEYIRVAVRDEIDNKKCVDALNEIFFRGLDFSA from the coding sequence ATGAAAGCAATAATATTAGCTGCTGGAATGGGAAGCAGATTAAAAGAGTTAACACAAGATAATACAAAATGTATGGTTAAAGTAAATGGAGTATCTTTAATTGATAGAGCATTAAAACAATTAGAAAAGTTAAATATAGATGAAACTATTTTAGTTGTTGGTTATAAAAAGGAGTGTTTAAAAGAATATATTCAAACATTAAACATAAAAATGAAAATTAGTTTTATTGATAATGATATTTATAATAAAACTAATAATATATATTCTCTTTATTTAACAAAAGAACAAATGCTAAATAATGATATAATATTGTTAGAGTCAGATTTGATTTTTGATGAAAAAATTTTACAAAATCTAATAGATTCAAAAGATCCTAATATTGCTGTCGTAGACAAATATGAATTATGGATGGATGGTACTTGTGTTAAAATTAATGAAACAAATGATATTATTGAAATAATTTCTTCAAAAAAATTTAATTTTAATAAAACAGATGACTTATATAAAACGGTTAATATATATAAATTTTCAAAAGAATTTAATAAAAAATATATATCTTTTTTAGAAGCATATATGGAGTCTAAAGGAAAAAATGAATATTATGAAAGTGTTTTAGAGACTTTAGTTAACGTGCTACCAAATTGTTTGAAAGGACTAGTCTTATCATCAGAAAAATGGTATGAAATAGATGATAAACAAGATTTAGATATAGCAGAAAGTATATTTGCAAATACAGAAGATAAATTAAATAAACTTCAATCAAGATATGGCGGATATTGGAGATATCCAAAGTTATTAGATTTTTGTTATTTGGTAAATCCGTATTTTCCATCTGAAAAAATGTTAGATGAGCTAAGAATAAATTTTGAAACGTTATTGCGTCAATATCCTTCTGGATTAAGAATTAATAATTTATTGGCTAGCAAGTATTTTAGTGTAAATGAAAAGTATATTATAGTTGGGAATGGAGCTGCTGAGTTAATAAAATATTTTATGGATTATGTAGAGGGGAACGTTGGATTTATACGTCCTACATTTGAAGAGTATCCAAATAGGTATAATGATAAAAAATCAATTGTTTTTTATCCTAAAAATAAAGGATTCAAATATAGTTACGATGAAGTTGTAGAGTATTTTGATAAAAAAGATATAAAAACATTAGTTCTTATAAATCCTGATAATCCTTCTGGAAACTATATTCCTTTTAATGACTTGATATGTATATTAAATTGGGCTAGTACAAAAGATATAAATGTATTAATTGATGAATCATTCGTAGATTTTGCAAGAGAAGAAAGTTCAAGTTTATTAAACAATGAAACCTTAACTCAATTTCCTAATTTAATAGTGATAAAATCAATTTCTAAATCATATGGTGTCCCAGGATTAAGATTAGGAGTTTTAGCTACTATAAATGAAAATATTATAAATAAAATCAAGAGAAATTTATCTATTTGGAATATTAATTCCTTTGCTGAATTTTATATGCAGATTTTTGGAAAATATCAAAAAGAATACAAAAAATCTTTAGAAAAAATAAAAATTGCAAGAGAGAAATTTATAGCTGATTTGAGATTACTTAAATTTTTAGAAGTTTATGATTCAGATGCAAACTATATTTTAATAAAAATTTTAGAACAATATACTTCAAAGCAATTAGCAGATATATTGTTAAATGAGTACAATATATTGATAAAAAACTTAAAAGGAAAATCAGGAATAAATGAAGAATACATAAGAGTAGCGGTAAGAGATGAAATTGATAATAAAAAATGTGTGGATGCATTAAATGAAATTTTTTTTAGGGGGTTAGATTTTAGTGCTTGA
- a CDS encoding NAD/NADP octopine/nopaline dehydrogenase family protein → MSIKKKKSITIIGYGNVGKSLVHILQENFIINILSFSKNAKSSKLVTIFKKNTYENTLDNIYNDVEIALKNTDILIITVPNFLREEIILKVKSYIKNQIIIFIPGIGPSQFISYKYLRGNRVFCLERVPFISRYIDDKEYILDDRKIIKYASMYSGDSIDELLNIMFKKPVLKIDYQLVTLTSSNAILHTSRMYSIFNSKETEIFKKEIYFYASWDDKASRLFNECDNEIMKICQKLYELEVILNKPISLMEYYDSTTPKELTKKIKSIESFKNIKLKMLQLGRDKYILDKKTRFLTEDIPFGLLMFKGLAELVKVETPNIDKILYWAQNILGSEYIIDGKLIDFSKTGCPQNYNIESIKELYKVFNM, encoded by the coding sequence GTGAGTATTAAAAAAAAGAAATCTATTACTATTATTGGGTATGGAAATGTTGGAAAAAGCTTGGTGCATATATTGCAAGAAAACTTTATAATAAATATATTGAGTTTTTCAAAAAATGCTAAAAGTAGTAAATTAGTTACAATTTTTAAAAAAAATACATATGAAAATACATTAGATAATATATATAATGATGTAGAAATAGCATTAAAAAATACAGATATTTTGATAATAACTGTTCCAAATTTTTTAAGAGAAGAAATAATACTAAAAGTAAAGTCATATATTAAGAACCAAATTATTATTTTTATACCTGGAATAGGTCCAAGTCAATTTATAAGTTATAAATATTTAAGAGGTAATAGGGTTTTTTGTTTAGAGAGAGTACCTTTTATAAGTAGATATATAGATGATAAAGAATACATATTAGACGATAGAAAAATTATAAAATATGCATCTATGTATAGCGGTGATAGTATAGATGAATTATTAAATATAATGTTTAAGAAACCTGTTTTAAAAATAGATTACCAATTGGTTACTTTAACAAGTTCAAATGCGATATTACATACTTCAAGAATGTATTCTATATTTAATTCAAAGGAAACGGAAATTTTTAAAAAAGAAATTTATTTTTATGCAAGTTGGGATGATAAGGCATCTAGGTTATTTAATGAATGTGATAATGAAATAATGAAAATTTGTCAAAAATTATATGAGTTAGAAGTAATATTAAATAAACCGATATCATTAATGGAATATTATGATTCAACTACACCAAAAGAATTAACTAAAAAAATAAAAAGTATTGAGTCATTTAAAAATATTAAATTAAAGATGTTACAATTAGGGAGAGACAAATATATTTTAGATAAGAAAACAAGATTTTTAACAGAAGATATTCCATTTGGATTATTGATGTTTAAAGGATTGGCAGAGTTAGTAAAAGTAGAAACTCCCAATATAGATAAAATTTTATATTGGGCACAAAATATACTAGGGAGTGAGTATATAATTGATGGAAAGTTAATTGATTTTTCTAAAACAGGTTGTCCACAAAATTATAATATAGAAAGTATTAAAGAATTATATAAGGTATTTAATATGTAA
- a CDS encoding LicD family protein translates to MNEINSDILRKSQLKMLEILIEVDKICKKNNINYWLDSGTLLGAVRHRGFIPWDDDIDICMLEEDYNHFLEVVGKDLDSNKYFLSNKSTDKNVLFKYSKIRDRNSTFLENEETKNELYHQGVFIDIFCMSYIKNYNSLTEKIYTILLKIKDLIPERGKNRWCKKLMKRIGICKLANYMYEKYFYSRVNEGIIGYKYSFVNTHQIEVIFPLETIIFEKYKFLCPNNSHLYLSKLYGDYMQLPQEKDRIWHAKYISLNEKCYFEKVIKK, encoded by the coding sequence ATGAATGAAATTAACAGTGATATTTTGAGAAAATCACAACTAAAAATGTTAGAAATTTTAATAGAAGTAGATAAAATTTGTAAGAAAAACAATATAAATTATTGGTTAGATAGTGGAACGTTACTTGGAGCTGTAAGACATAGAGGATTTATACCATGGGATGATGATATAGATATATGTATGTTGGAGGAAGATTATAATCATTTTTTAGAAGTTGTAGGTAAAGACTTAGATTCGAATAAATATTTTTTATCAAATAAATCTACAGATAAAAATGTTTTGTTTAAGTATTCTAAAATAAGAGATAGGAATTCAACTTTTTTAGAAAATGAAGAAACAAAAAATGAATTATATCATCAAGGGGTTTTTATTGATATTTTTTGTATGAGTTATATCAAAAATTATAATTCATTAACTGAAAAAATTTATACAATTCTTTTAAAGATAAAAGATTTGATACCAGAAAGAGGAAAAAATAGATGGTGTAAAAAGTTAATGAAGAGAATAGGAATATGTAAATTAGCTAACTACATGTATGAAAAATATTTCTATTCAAGAGTGAATGAAGGAATTATAGGATATAAATATTCTTTTGTAAATACTCATCAAATAGAAGTTATTTTTCCATTAGAAACTATTATATTTGAAAAATATAAGTTTTTATGTCCTAATAATAGTCATCTTTACTTAAGTAAGTTATATGGTGATTATATGCAACTTCCACAAGAAAAAGATAGAATATGGCACGCTAAGTATATTTCACTGAATGAAAAATGTTATTTTGAAAAAGTTATAAAAAAATAA